TTGTCGCCAAAATATCTCGACTAATTCTTTATATGAAATGATCGATCGATCGAATAACACTTGAACTGCTTCAACGTGATCAGTCGATCCGGTAATCACTTGTTTATAACTTGGGTTGGGAGCAACTCCTCCCGTATAGCCTGATGTCACTTCAATAATTCCATCTCTTTCATCGAAGGGAGCGACCATGCACCAAAAACAACCTCCTGCAAAAATGGCCGTTTCATTCTCATTCATTTTCCTCCATCATTCCCTCCATGACAAGTCATATTATGTATTATATACCTGTACACCAATACCCTTCAATTTCAAGTAAATCATGTAACAAAATATGAAAGAGGCACTTAGAGTATATCCAAGTGCCTCTTTCACGATAAATCCGCTTTCATATCATAATATGCGTTACTTAAATGATCACACTGACGATGATCGCCGATAGGATGCTGACAAGCGTCGCACCATATAGCAGCTTCAGGCCAAAACGAGCAACAACATTACCTTGCTTTTCATGAAGTCCTTTGACTGCACCTGCAATGATCCCGATGGAAGAAAAATTCGCAAAGGAAACCAAGAAAACGGAAACGATTCCAATAGTACGGTCACTCAATGTTTTTGCGGCATCGCCTAAGCTCAGCATCGCAACGAATTCATTCGTCACTAGCTTTGTCGCCATGATTCCGCCAGCCGTCACGGTTTCCGAAATCGGAACACCCATGATGAATGCAAATGGTGCAAAGATATAACCCAAAATCTCTTGGAAGCTGATGCCGAGGATCATATCGAATAAGCTGTTGATTCCTGCAATCAATGCCACGAACCCGATTAACATCGCTGCAACCGTCATGGCTACTTTAAATCCATCCATGATATATTCGCCAAGCATTTCGAAGAATGACTGCTTCTCTGCCCCTTCTTCAACGACAAGGATATCGTCATCATCCGTAACCGTATAAGGGTTGATGATGGATGCAATGATGAATCCGCCAAACATATTGATGACAATTGCCGTTACGACATACTTTGGTTCAATCATCGTCATGTAAGCACCGACGATTGACATCGATACAGTTGACATCGCGGATGCACAAAGTGTATACATCCGTGCTGGTGGAATGGCACCAAGTTGTTTTTTCAAAGTTATGAAAACCTCGGATTGGCCGACTATTGCGGATGCAACCGCATTATAAGATTCCAATTTACCCATGCCATTCACCTTGCTCAACAGTAATCCAATCCACTTCATGATGAATGGTAGGATTTTAAAGTGCTGCAGAATCCCGATCAATGCCGAGATGAAAACGATTGGAAGGAGAACATTTAAAAAGAACGGTGCTGCTCCTTCATTTGCAATGCCGCCGAATACGAAGCTAATCCCTTCATTTGCCCATTCCAGGAGTTTTCCAAAGCCATCGGCAATCGAATTGATGATGACTAACCCGAACTTTGTATTCAGTAAAAGATAAGTCAAAATAAGCTGAATGATCACCATGAAGATAATCGGCTTGATTTTAACCTTCTTGCGGTCACTACTCCCTAATAAAGCTAGTCCAAAAACAATAAGCAGTCCTAAAATAGCAATCAGAAATTTCATATTCTGCCTCCACTAAGGTATATTTAATGATCGTGCATTAATAGTAGGTTGCCCCCAAAAAATTATGCAAACGTTTTCTCTTTTATCCAAATTGGTTGTACGTACCTCTTTAGAACTATATATTAAACTAATTTATTTTGAAGTGCAATCATTATTTCTCTTTCAAAAATGGCAATTAGTAACAAGCATGCAATTCCCTATAAACAAGCAAGGTTCCTCCTCGAGGAACCCGCCCTTTTTCATGATTGTGTCACAATGTCAGACCTCCGTCTTTCTCGATACAATCGACGTAATGATTCCAGCTCCCCCGATTAGAAGGAGGATGATGGATGCGACCAAGCCGCCTGACCCTTGATAAAAACCGGTGTACTTGCCAGCTAGTGAATTCCCTCGTTCGAAGCCTCCGCCATTTGGCATCTCACCTTGTTTTCCACCGCCATTACCCAACCCTTGCGGAGGCGTTCCCATATTGCCGCTTGTTTCTGGTACGGTTTCGGCAGCCGAATCACTGGATGGTTCCTCGCCAACGGTGCCAGCTTCTGCAGGCTGGCCGACCATCGCCTGCCTCTTCATGTTGTCACTTCCATCTACAAACATCATGATTCCGATGACCGCTTGGACCATTAAAAGGAAAAAAGCCACGATTGATATCAAAAAACGCATTGCACCAAGTTTATTCATATTGATTCTCCTCGACAAGAAATGTAGTAACAAGGTGATTATCTAAAAAGACCCTTAATTTTTCCTTAAGCTGCCAAGGAAAATCAAGAGCCTTTTTTTAAAATCATTTGCGGCATTCCAGCCTCGCTTACATTTTCTTTTGGTTTCTTGGAAAAGTGATTTCAAAACGGGTGCTGACATTCGGTTCACTCGTAACCTTGATGTTGCCTTGGTGCGCTTGTACTATCCATTTGGCAATCGATAAACCTAATCCGGAGCCTTCATTTTCTGAACGGGATTGCTCCACTTGATAAAAGCGGTTGAAAATCAAGGCTAGTTCATCCTGAGGGATACCTATGCCATTATCCTCCACGGAAAGGATGATCGATGAAGCATTCTTGATGCAAGAAAGCGATATCTCCCCGCCTTCCCCCGTGAACTTCATCGCATTATCCACCAAAATCACCAAAAGCTGATGAATCCGTTCTTTATCCCCTTGAAATACCACCTGATCGGGAGCATGGCAAATGATTGTTTTTTCTTGAAAAGATGCTATATCAGAATACTGTTCCACGATATCAATAAGTAATTCATCAAGGAAAAAATTCGCTTTCTTGACCTCCATCTGATTCGAATCCGTCCTGGTCAAGGTCAAAAGTCCGTTTACCAACTTATTCAAGCGGCGGACTTCCTTCGAAATGATCGATATATCGACAGCTTTTTCCTCGATTGTCGCGTTCGGTGATTGGAATAACAAATCAGCCCTTGACTGGATGACAGCAAGAGGTGTGCGGATTTCATGCGAAGCATCCGAAACGAACTGCTGCTGCTGATCCCATGACCGCTTTACCGGAATAAGGGCCCGTCCTGCCAGTAGATAGCCGGCGCCAACCGCCACCAAACTTCCAATGCCCCCGCCGACAAACAATATGAGCAACAGGCGATCGAGCATATCTTTTTCGGAGTCGACATTCCTGATGAATTGTACGATCAACTCCCCATAATCCGTATCGACCTTGGTGGAAAGGGCCCGATACGTGTAGCCATTCACCGGGATCTCTTCAATCTCATCGTATTTTTCAGGATGGAATTCCGCTTCATTGATCTTGAAGAAATCGTCGACACTGAGTCTAGGCTCTATGATCGTATCTTCCGGTCCCCAAACGATGACGCTCGGGCCCGGCCCCAAAAGAAACTCGCCTTGCGGACGTCCTCCGGGCATGCCTCCATTGATGAAGCTCCGGTAATCCTTTTTCAGCGAATCATTGACATCCCTATAGATTTGATCTTCGGTATAAAAATAAATCGTTCTGCTTAATATGGCTAGCAAGACAATAAAGACGATGGAATTCAATAACGTTAGTTGAAGCCGTGTTTTTTGGAACATAATGATCCCCTTATGGTTGTTTTAGCATATAACCAATTCCCCGAACGGTTTGAATATCTTTATGATAATCGAAAGGTTCCAATTTTTTTCTAAGGTGATGAATGAACACTTCGACAATCGCAATCGTCGTATCTGAATCAAACCCCCAAATGCGGTCGAAAATTTGCTCACGGGTCAGTATTTTCCCTTTGTTTTGGATGAGGTACTCCAATAGTTCGTACTGCTTCGAGGTCATTTTGATGACCTTCCCATCAACCGAAATATCCTTTTCTTTTTCAAGCAATTCAATTCCACGGTATTTCACATGCTGCGAAAGCGTAATGATGCCGCTTCTGCGAAGGAGGGCACGAATCCTTGCCTTAAGCTCCGGAGCTTGGAACGGCTTGACTAAATAATCATCGCCGCCCATCTCAAGGCCTCTGACGCGATCCTCAAGGCCATCCTTCGCCGTCAGAAACAAAACGCTTGTATCGATTTTCGCTTCCCTGACCTTCCGGACGATTTCAAAGCCATCCAATCCCGGAAGCATTACATCCAATAAAATGATATCGTAAATGCCTTGCAGGGCCATGAATAGCCCATCCTCCCCATTATTTGCTGTATCGACTTCATATTCATCCGTGAGAATTTGCCGGATCGATTCCAATAATGAAGCATTATCTTCCACCACCAAAATCTTCATGAAGCGTTCCCCCCCTGACCGTTTCGATTGCTATTTATGTTGATTTTATCCTTTTTCATATACAAAAGAAAGCAGGCTTATTCCTAGCCGCTTTCTTATGGTTTGTATGCTCATTCATGTCGCAGTGCCTGGATTGGATTCAATTTCGATGCCTTGTTGGCAGGGAATACGCCAAAGATTATTCCGATCAATATCGAGAATAAGAAGGCAAACAGTGTCACCGACCAGGAATAAGTAATCGTTAATGTTGAAAAAGCTGAAATCGACTTTGCGATTCCCAACCCGAATGCCACCCCCAACAATCCCCCTAAGCAGCTCAAGACGATCGCCTCGATCAAAAACTGCAGAAGGATCGATTTCCGGTTCGCCCCGATCGCTTTTCTGATCCCGATTTCCTTGGTTCTCTCAGAGACGGAAACCAACATGATATTCATGATGCCAATTCCGCCTACAAGCAGCGATATACTGGCAATTCCGCCAAGCATGAGTGTGAACGTATCGGACACGGAGCTCATCGTTTCCATCAAATCTTCTTGATTGGATACGGAGTAATTATCACCTTGACCAGGAAATGAAGTCGTCATCACACCTTGTACTTGGTACATGGCCCGTTCAACGATGTTCTCGTTCTTGGCTTTTACATAAACGGTTCCGATTGTTGTGCTGCCTGTCGCGCGTTCGGCAGTCGTGATCGGTGCAATGATTACATCATCGCCGCTCGAGCCCATGGAGGTGCCAACTGATTTCAGCACACCGATCACCCGGTAGGAAACACCGCCGATAAGAACGTTCTGGTTCACCGCATTTTGTTTATCAAATAGCGTGCTTGCCGTATCCGATCCGAGGATAACGACCTTGGAGCGTAATTCCGTTTCCAAATCCGTCAGGAAACGTCCTTGACTAAGCTCAAGATCCCGAACCGACAAATAGGATGAAGTTGTACCGGTCATTGAAACCTGTGTTGAATTTTCACCGTTTTTTGCATATACGCGCCCAGTGACCACAGGCGCGGCATCAGTTACCCCGTCAAGCTTCTTAAATTGATTGATCGTGTCCTCCGTCAGCTCGACTGAATCCGTATCCGTGACGCTTACCGTCAATAGATTGGTACCCAGGCTATTGATCTCATCTTGAACGGACTGTGAAGACCCTTGTCCAATCGAAACAAGGACGATGACGGAGGCAACACCAATAATGATGCCAAGCATGGTCAAAAAAGCTCGGACCTTATTGGTTTTGATAGAGCGTATGGCCATCTTCATCGATTCGCTCAAGTTCAATCCAATCACCTCCGTTCTCAAAAAGCTGTCCATCCTGAATCCGAACGACACGAGTCGCTTCTTTCGCCACTTCCAGGTCATGGGTGATAAGAATGATGGTTTGTCCCTTTTCGTTTAAATCCTTTAGCATCTGCAGCACCTCTGCACTGGTTCTGCTGTCAAGCGCCCCCGTCGGCTCATCCGCCAATAAAACGGAAGGGTTGCCCGCTAGTGCCCTTGCAATTGCCACCCTTTGCTGCTGTCCGCCCGAAAGTTGATTTGGTAAATGGTTCATCCGGTCACCAAGGCCTACCCGATCCAGGCACGCAACGGCGACCTCTTTTCTTTCCTTCACGCTCACCCCTCTATAGACTAGGGGAAGCTCGACATTTTCCAGCGCGGTCAATTTCGCCAGCAGATTGAAATTTTGAAAGATGAATCCTATTTTAATGTTACGAATCGCAGCTAATTCATTATCCTTCATTTTTTCCACTTCTTTTTCATCAAGAAGATATTCGCCTGTGTCTGGCTTATCAAGGCAGCCAATCATATTCATGAACGTCGATTTCCCTGATCCGGATGGTCCGATGATGGAAATGAAGTCTCCCTTATCGATGGTAAGGCACACATCCTGAAGTGCCGTAACGGTTTCTCCGCCTAGTTCATATGATTTGGACATGTTTTTGATTCTGATGATGGGTTTCGCCATATCACTGACCTCCCCCGCCGCTCGGCATTCCGCCACTGCTTGGCATCCCGCCTCCGCCCGGCATTTTCATTTCTCCGCCATTTGGCATTCCGCCGCCGCCTTGGCCGCCCCTCATTCCATTGAAGCCGCTCCCTGTCCCGCTTTCATTGGAGATGGTTATCGGTAAGGAAACCTCCTGGCCCTCTTCCAGTCCAGAAGTTATTTCAATATATCTATCATTATTGATACCAGTCTCGACCAAGGTCTTTGAACTGGAATCCTCTTCCGTTGCACCAGCCTGCTGTACATTGACATACTTTTTGTCACCATCCATTTGAACCGCTTCGATTGGAACGTATAACGCATCTTTTGCATCATTCGTCAAAATACTCACTTCAGTCGACATCCCGATTTTGATATTGCGGGGTTTATCGATTTGAATCGTGACATCGAATGAAGAGACGCCATTTTCATACGTGCCTTCCTTTGCTACAGTGGTCACCTTCCCCGTAAACGTTTCATCTTCGAAGGCGCTCGCTTTTATATCGACCGTTTGTCCTTTTTTCACGCTTGGGATATCCAATTCATCAACACTGACCGTTGTTTTCAACTTTTTATAATCCGTAACATGTGCCACCACATCGCTGCCTGATATTCGGTCGCCCGCCTCAACATCCAACGTGGTTACCGTACCATCGAACGGGGCGGTTATCGGGTCACTTCCATCCGTGAAAGTAATGAGTTCGTCACCCTTTTCAACCAATTCATTTTTTTCTACAAGCACCTCATCCACCTCGGCCGTAGCAGAAGAAGTTATGTCCTCACTATTGATTGCAGCGACAGAACCCGAACCACTTATCTGGACTTCAAGATCTCCCTTTTCAACCTTAGCCGTCACTGACTTTGCCACAGCCGGCTCGGCTTTTTCCTTCATGAAGAACCAAACCGAACCCCCAATGGCGAGCACCAATACCGTGCTAAGCATAATCCATTTTCTCATCATTTTTTCTCCTTTCAGATTTCCTTTGTTGAAAGAAGTATCGCTAAGGAAGCTTAATTTTTCCTTAAGGGTTGTTTTATCATAATTAAATTGATCTTCAGCCTGAATATTCCGGCCTTACCCGGAGTTTTCCGACCTGCTTCATCGATATTCCAGCCTTACCCGCTGGTTTCCGGCCTGCTTCAACCATATTCCGGCCTTACCCGCTGGTTTCCGGCCTGCTTCAACCATATTCCGGCCTTACCCGCTGGTTTCCGGCCTGCTTCAACCATATTCCGGCCTGCTTGAACGATATTCCGACCTTACCCGCTGGTTTCCGACCTACTTCAACCATATTCCGGCCTTACCCGAAGTTTTCCGGCCTGCTTCATCGATATTCCGGCCTTATCGGATTTTTCCGGCCTGCTTCAACCATATTCCGCCCTTACGCGGAGTTTTCCGACCTGCTTCATCGATATTCCGGCCTTACCCGCTGGTTTCCGGCCTGCTTCATCGATATTCCGGCCTTATCGGATTTTTCCGACCTACTTCAACCATATTCCGGCCTTACCCGCTGGTTTCCGGCCTACTTCAACCATATTCCGGCCTTACCCGCTGGTTTCCGACCTGCTTCATCGATATTCCGGCCTTACCCGCTGGTTTCCGACCTACTTCATCGATATTCCAGCCTTACCCGGAGTTTTCCGGCCTGCTTCATCGATATTCCGGCCTTAAGCGGATTTTTCCGGCCTACTTCAACGATATTCCGGCCTTACGCGGAGTTTTCCGACCTGCTTCATCGATATTCCGGCCTTACCCGGAGTTTTCCGGCCTGCTTCATCGATATTCCGGCCTTACCCGGAGTTTTCCGGCTTTTGCTGTCGAACTAAAAAAGGGTAAATATTGAATTTTTAATTTACAGTATATTCTAAAAACTATATACTAAAAGTTGGTAATCAAATCTGAATGAATGAAGGGGGAACCACTTTGGCATCAAACGATTCTATTGCTAAACAAGAGGAAGTAAGCGCTTCCAGTGATTACAGCAAAATTGTCCAAACCCAATCTTTTCAAGAGCTTCTGAGGAAAAAACGCAATTTCATCGTACCGC
This genomic stretch from Peribacillus muralis harbors:
- a CDS encoding response regulator transcription factor, coding for MKILVVEDNASLLESIRQILTDEYEVDTANNGEDGLFMALQGIYDIILLDVMLPGLDGFEIVRKVREAKIDTSVLFLTAKDGLEDRVRGLEMGGDDYLVKPFQAPELKARIRALLRRSGIITLSQHVKYRGIELLEKEKDISVDGKVIKMTSKQYELLEYLIQNKGKILTREQIFDRIWGFDSDTTIAIVEVFIHHLRKKLEPFDYHKDIQTVRGIGYMLKQP
- a CDS encoding sensor histidine kinase; this translates as MFQKTRLQLTLLNSIVFIVLLAILSRTIYFYTEDQIYRDVNDSLKKDYRSFINGGMPGGRPQGEFLLGPGPSVIVWGPEDTIIEPRLSVDDFFKINEAEFHPEKYDEIEEIPVNGYTYRALSTKVDTDYGELIVQFIRNVDSEKDMLDRLLLILFVGGGIGSLVAVGAGYLLAGRALIPVKRSWDQQQQFVSDASHEIRTPLAVIQSRADLLFQSPNATIEEKAVDISIISKEVRRLNKLVNGLLTLTRTDSNQMEVKKANFFLDELLIDIVEQYSDIASFQEKTIICHAPDQVVFQGDKERIHQLLVILVDNAMKFTGEGGEISLSCIKNASSIILSVEDNGIGIPQDELALIFNRFYQVEQSRSENEGSGLGLSIAKWIVQAHQGNIKVTSEPNVSTRFEITFPRNQKKM
- a CDS encoding ABC transporter ATP-binding protein, producing the protein MAKPIIRIKNMSKSYELGGETVTALQDVCLTIDKGDFISIIGPSGSGKSTFMNMIGCLDKPDTGEYLLDEKEVEKMKDNELAAIRNIKIGFIFQNFNLLAKLTALENVELPLVYRGVSVKERKEVAVACLDRVGLGDRMNHLPNQLSGGQQQRVAIARALAGNPSVLLADEPTGALDSRTSAEVLQMLKDLNEKGQTIILITHDLEVAKEATRVVRIQDGQLFENGGDWIELERIDEDGHTLYQNQ
- a CDS encoding efflux RND transporter periplasmic adaptor subunit, with the protein product MMRKWIMLSTVLVLAIGGSVWFFMKEKAEPAVAKSVTAKVEKGDLEVQISGSGSVAAINSEDITSSATAEVDEVLVEKNELVEKGDELITFTDGSDPITAPFDGTVTTLDVEAGDRISGSDVVAHVTDYKKLKTTVSVDELDIPSVKKGQTVDIKASAFEDETFTGKVTTVAKEGTYENGVSSFDVTIQIDKPRNIKIGMSTEVSILTNDAKDALYVPIEAVQMDGDKKYVNVQQAGATEEDSSSKTLVETGINNDRYIEITSGLEEGQEVSLPITISNESGTGSGFNGMRGGQGGGGMPNGGEMKMPGGGGMPSSGGMPSGGGGQ
- a CDS encoding ABC transporter permease encodes the protein MRTEVIGLNLSESMKMAIRSIKTNKVRAFLTMLGIIIGVASVIVLVSIGQGSSQSVQDEINSLGTNLLTVSVTDTDSVELTEDTINQFKKLDGVTDAAPVVTGRVYAKNGENSTQVSMTGTTSSYLSVRDLELSQGRFLTDLETELRSKVVILGSDTASTLFDKQNAVNQNVLIGGVSYRVIGVLKSVGTSMGSSGDDVIIAPITTAERATGSTTIGTVYVKAKNENIVERAMYQVQGVMTTSFPGQGDNYSVSNQEDLMETMSSVSDTFTLMLGGIASISLLVGGIGIMNIMLVSVSERTKEIGIRKAIGANRKSILLQFLIEAIVLSCLGGLLGVAFGLGIAKSISAFSTLTITYSWSVTLFAFLFSILIGIIFGVFPANKASKLNPIQALRHE
- a CDS encoding NupC/NupG family nucleoside CNT transporter, which produces MKFLIAILGLLIVFGLALLGSSDRKKVKIKPIIFMVIIQLILTYLLLNTKFGLVIINSIADGFGKLLEWANEGISFVFGGIANEGAAPFFLNVLLPIVFISALIGILQHFKILPFIMKWIGLLLSKVNGMGKLESYNAVASAIVGQSEVFITLKKQLGAIPPARMYTLCASAMSTVSMSIVGAYMTMIEPKYVVTAIVINMFGGFIIASIINPYTVTDDDDILVVEEGAEKQSFFEMLGEYIMDGFKVAMTVAAMLIGFVALIAGINSLFDMILGISFQEILGYIFAPFAFIMGVPISETVTAGGIMATKLVTNEFVAMLSLGDAAKTLSDRTIGIVSVFLVSFANFSSIGIIAGAVKGLHEKQGNVVARFGLKLLYGATLVSILSAIIVSVII